Genomic segment of Prochlorococcus marinus CUG1433:
TAAAAGGGAACCCTGTACCTCGCTGGATGTGCCAGAAATGATAAACCACCAGCTAAATTTATTGCTTTAATAACTGATTTAATATTTAAATCATTACCTATTGGAGATTCTCCAAGGATGTAGGGATTTAGGTATCTACTTTTAATATCTATTCCCAATCCAATTACATGTACTAAACATCCTAGAATCAAACAATTAATTTCTATTCCGGAAATTAATGTAAAAGAATCTTTAGGATATTTTTTGAGTATATTATTTTTTTTAATATATTCATGAGCTTTAATTGTATGATGATCGGTTATAGATAAAAATTTCAAGTTATTTTTATAAGCTTGTTCTAAAAGTTCATGCGCTTCTAGACTTCCATCACTAAATTTTGTATGACAGTGAAAATTAATATTTTTAGGACAACTATCTTTATTAATATTGGAAGTTAATTTTATTAAGTCTTGCCTATTCATTACTTAATGAATTCTCATTTTTCTTTCTAATCTTTGCATATAATTGTATTGTAGCCAACATGAAAATAACAAGTCCAACTACACTCCATGTAGCAATACTTGTTGGAAAATTATTTTTAAAAATAACTAAAAGTACAATTATAAATAATAATAAAGTAGGCAATTCATTTAATAATCTTAGTTTTTTTGCTGAGATGGTTGAGGTACCATTTTGTAATGAATTCATTATTTTATAACAATAAAAATGATAAATTACTAATCCCAAAACAAAAGAAATTTTAATTTGCAACCACTTCTCACTTAACCAACTAGGCTGCATAATAACCATACATATAGCCATACTTATAGCTAATATCATCCCAGGAGTTGTGATTATATTTGCCAGCCTTTTTTCCATTAAGGTGTATTGTTTATTAAAGGCAATTTTTAATGCATTATCCATATTTTTAGATTCTTCATGATATATAAAAAGTCTTACTAAATAAAAAAGTCCCGAGAACCAAACGATTACACCAATAATGTGTAGTGATTTAAACCAGAGATATGCTTCAGCTGTCAAATTACTAGATTAATTTCTAAATATATATTTTTAATATAGTTATAATTAACAATATCAAGAAATCTATTTTTCAAAAATTAATTAATATTTATAACTCGTGAAAATATTCATATATATCATTTACTGAATTTTTTCCAAGTCCTTTAACTTTTGATAAATCCTCTTTAGTAGCAATTCTTATTGCGTCTATTGATTTAAAATGCTCAAGCAATTCTCTTATTCTTGAAGGACCTAAACCACTGATTTGGGACAATTGTGATCTATTCATTCTCTTAGATCTTTTGTCTCTATGAAAAGATAATGCAAATCTATGAGCTTCATCTCTTATCC
This window contains:
- a CDS encoding PHP domain-containing protein — protein: MNRQDLIKLTSNINKDSCPKNINFHCHTKFSDGSLEAHELLEQAYKNNLKFLSITDHHTIKAHEYIKKNNILKKYPKDSFTLISGIEINCLILGCLVHVIGLGIDIKSRYLNPYILGESPIGNDLNIKSVIKAINLAGGLSFLAHPARYRVPFYKLIPEAKIQGIDGIEVWYDYELNEIWNPSLFVCSEIDKLADKYSMLKTCGTDSHGLSLLGR
- the hemJ gene encoding protoporphyrinogen oxidase HemJ — its product is MTAEAYLWFKSLHIIGVIVWFSGLFYLVRLFIYHEESKNMDNALKIAFNKQYTLMEKRLANIITTPGMILAISMAICMVIMQPSWLSEKWLQIKISFVLGLVIYHFYCYKIMNSLQNGTSTISAKKLRLLNELPTLLLFIIVLLVIFKNNFPTSIATWSVVGLVIFMLATIQLYAKIRKKNENSLSNE